The region CCAGCGTATCCTATGTGGTGCGCACCGAGGGCTTTAACTGCGGAATCATGATATCTGCCAGCCACAACCCATTTTATGACAACGGCATCAAGGTCATCAACGAGAGAGGCGAAAAGTTAGAAGAGTCCGTCATCCTGGAGATAGAGAAGTACCTGGATGGGGAGGCGGCAGAGATTCCGCTGGCAAAGAGGGAGCATATTGGCCGGACCGTGGACTTTGCGGCTGGACGGAACCGCTATATCGGATACCTTATATCCATAGCCACCCGTTCCTTCAAGAATATGAAGGTGGCCCTGGACTGTTCCAACGGAAGCGCGTCCGCCATTGCCAAAAACGTATTTGACGCCCTGGGAGCGGAGACACATGTGATGAACAACGAGCCCAACGGACTGAACATCAATACGAACTGCGGCTCCACCCATATTGAACATCTCCAGAAGTTTGTGGTAGATGAGAAATGCGACATCGGGTTTGCCTACGACGGTGATGCGGACCGGTGCATCGCGGTTGATAAGAACGGCTGTGTGGTGGATGGCGACAGCATCATGTACATCTGCGGCAAATACATGAAGGAGCAGGGAAGCCTGTTCAATAATACGGTGGTTACCACCATCATGTCCAATTTCGGATTATATAAGGCATTTGACCGGGAAGGCATTGCCTATGTGAAAACAGCTGTGGGAGATAAATATGTGTATGAGAACATGGCTGCCACAGGCCACTGTCTGGGCGGAGAGCAGTCCGGTCATATCATATTCAGCAAACATGCCACCACGGGAGACGGCATCCTCACCTCCTTAAAGGTGATGGAAGTGGTGCTGGAGAAAAAGCAGCCACTTGATAAGCTGGCCTCGGAGGTGGAGATTTATCCTCAGGTACTTAAGAATGTGCGGGTAAAGGATAAAAAGACGGCCCAGGACGACGAGGCAGTGCAGGCCGAGGTTGCCAGGGTGACCCGGAGCCTGGGCAGCGACGGAAGAATCCTGCTCCGGCAGTCAGGAACCGAACCGGTGGTCCGCGTCATGGTGGAGGCGCCTGATATCCAGACCTGCGAAACATATGTGGACCAGGTTATCCAGGTTATGAAGGACCGGGGACATTGTATTTAAGCGGGGATGTAAGGATTAGCGGAAGATTCCCCGGAAATGAAAACGGGAGCCTTGGAGTACATTTTATGAAACAGAGGAATAAAAGCCATAACTATTGAGAATAGTCAACCGGCGACTCCTTATTGTCAGTTATTTTGAAATGTGCTATAATTAGATAACGTTGCGAAGAGGACAACAGAAATCCCGGAGCGCCGTGCTCCGGGATTTCTGTATTTACCGCACAGCCCTGACCGGGGGGTGTGTCCTTACAGCCAGCGATTTTCAGAGTAAAGGAATGATGTGAAATGGGGCTGAACCAGTAAGAGTCGTGCTGTTCATCATCCGTCATTACGGTGTCATTGAGCGACTGCCCGGAATGGGCTGACGGCAGAAATGAAGATTAAAGCGCAGTGATAAAAGGACAGGACACCGTATGAAGTGAGAATGGAATATGGACGGAACCAGGCGTTTCCAGGCGCCTGAAATCAGATGAACAGAATGGAGGAATGAATTATGTTAAATTATCAAAGATATAAAAGGGTCCCTGTGGTGGATTTTCCGGAGCGCACATGGCCGAATAAGGAGATTATGAAGGCTCCTATATGGTGCAGCGTGGACCTTAGGGACGGCAACCAGGCCCTTGTGGAGCCAATGGTGGTGGAGGAGAAGGTGGAGATGTTCAACCTTCTTGTGAAGCTGGGCTTTAAGGAGATTGAGGTGGGTTTTCCTGCCGCATCCCAGATTGAGTATGATTTCTTACGCACCCTGGTGGAGCGCAAGCTCATCCCGGACGACGTGGAGGTTCAGGTGCTGGTGCAGTGCCGCGAGCATCTGATTAAGAGGACCTTTGAGGCCCTTGAAGGCGTTAAGAAGGCCATTGTACATATCTACAATTCCACGTCCGCCTTACAGAGGGATGTGGTGTTCCATAAGGACAGGGAGGACATAAAGGATATAGCTGTCATAGGCACCAAGATGGTACAGCGGTATATGGCTGACTGTGATACCCAGATTCGTCTGGAGTATTCCCCTGAGAGCTTTACCGGCACAGAGCTGGATTTTGCCCTTGATATCTGTACAGCGGTACAGGAGACCTGGGGCGCCACCAAGGAGAAGCCCATTATCATCAATCTCCCGTCCACGGTGGAGATGACTACCCCCAATGTGTATGCGGACCAGATTGAATGGATGAATACACACTTTAAGGACAGGGAAAGCATTATCCTGAGTATCCATCCCCACAATGACAGGGGTGAGGGTGTGGCTTCCACAGAACTGGCCCTTCTTGCAGGAGCTGACAGGGTGGAGGGTACCCTTTTCGGCAACGGGGAGCGCACCGGTAATGTGGACATACTGACAGTTGCATATAATATGTTTTCACAGGGTATCAACCCTGAACTTAACATTGAGAATATCCGTGAGATTGCAGAGGTCTGTGAGCGCTGCACCAAGATGGATATTCCGCCCAGACATCCCTATGCAGGCAAGCTGGTGTTCACCGCATTTTCCGGTTCCCATCAGGATGCCATCAACAAGGGCATGCAGGCCCTTCACGAGAGGAACGGACAGTACTGGGAGGTTCCATACCTTCCCATCGATCCCAGCGATATCGGCAGGGAGTACGAGCCCATCGTGCGTATCAACAGCCAGTCCGGCAAGGGCGGCGTAGCCTTTGTCATGGACACCTTCTACGGCTTCAAGCTGCCAAAGGGCATGCACAAGGAATTCGCGGATGTCATCCAGAAGATTTCCGAGCAGCAGGGTGAGGTCGCGCCTGAGCAGATCATGGATGAATTTAAGAAGAATTACCTGGAGCGCAAGGAACCCATGCACTTTAGAAAGTGCCGCATAACCGATACGGAGACAGGAGACGGCGAGTTTGCGACACTGGCTAAGGTAACCTACTCCGATCATGGCATTGAGAAGACCTTTGAAGGCGTTGGAAACGGACCTATTGATGCTGTACAGAGAGGCATGGAGGATGCCCTTGGCATCCAGATTAAGGTTCTGGACTACAGCGAGCACGCATTGGCATCCGGATCCGGCGCAGAGGCTGCTTCCTACATCCATCTGGTAGACCAGGTGACGGGCAGGGCCACTTACGGCGTGGGTATCAGCTCCAATATCACAAGGGCTTCCATCCGCGGTATATTCAGTGCGGTGAACAGGCTGTTCTATTAATAGGCAGTTGATATTCTGGGTGTTATATTTGATGTGGTGTTATTGAAGTGATGAAAGATTGAAGGACCGGCCTTTTGGGGCCGGTCCTTTTGTGAGGTGCGCCGATTTCTTGATGCTTTAGATTCTTCGCATGAAACCAGAATGCCTCCGAAACCGGCAGGCGCTCTGCTTCTGGGACTGGCGGCCTCTGTGCTGGCCATAGAACAGGTGTCGGGGCGAATCAGAAGGAGATTCTGGACGGAGCCATAGTGCCGGTCGCCATGACGCCGGAGACATCATGACACCGGAGACATCATGACGCCAAGCGCCATATCACTGGCCGGACTGGTCAAATCCCAGGTTGTCAAAGGAAGACGCGGAGCAGATTCCGGACGGATCATCCATATACTCCAGGGCAACCTTGTCTCCCGGCTGGGTCAGGGCCAGCTCGTTGCTCAGATCATAGGACACGGTGAAGATATGGTCCTGTTTTTCCTCCAGAATCAGCTTATAGGTTACGGTATTGTCTATGGTCTCGCTGGCAATGCGCAGGACAGTGCCCTCCTCCTTGGAAAGGGTCTGGCCTGTGGTGATATTCACACCGGCGTTTCCGCGGACCTGGCGGAAATTGCGCAGGGCGCTGTCAATGGTCTCGCCGGTTCCCACATTGGTATAGTTGGAGACGGACACAAAGGCGTACTGTTTAATCAGGCCCGCGTTATCCTTTAAGGTCATGAAGTAGGCGGGCTGTCCGTCCAGATTGATAATCATTGGGAAGGATGCCCTGTAGCCAAACTGCTGAACCTTTCCTTCCGCAGAGCTCTGGGCCGCCATCTCGGTTGCGCCGCTCATCTGGTAGATATTGGATTCCTTGGTCACCATGTCCACCAGTATGAAGCCGATGGCTGATTCATCGGAGCCCACGCTGGTAAGGCCTGTGAACAGGTAGCAGCGGGTACCGTTATAGATAATGATATCACCCTGGCTGGGGCGGAATTTGTCCTGGTTGGAGAAGTTGAAAATACCGTGCACATATACGCCCTGGTTCTGAATCTGCTGCATCACGAAATTCTCAGGCTGCACGCGGTCTACCCAATCCGGCAGTGTGGCGATGGTATAATGGGCGGTCTCTCCGGTGGTGGCATTGACCGTCAGTACTCCGTCTGCCTCAGGCAGGTTAAAGAGCCAGCGGTTTTGATAGGAGGTAATAACCCAGTAAGGAACGCCGTCATCATCCAGCTCAAAGGAATAATCCGTAAGACCTTTAAAGAGTCCGCCGCCAAAGAAGCGCACATGGCGGTTTAAGTCGTCTAACAGGTAAGCATTGGCCTGGTATTTGATTTTATGGTCTGTTACCAGGGTTACGTCGCTGACATCACTGGCTGACACCACGATATAACCGGCGGAGCCGTCCATATTTTTAAGCCATTTGAAGAAACCGGAGTGCTCCAGGGGGACCACCCATACCAGCTTGCCGTTTACCTTCTGGATAACGGGGGCACCCAGGATAACCTGGCTTCCCAGACCGGGATTTTCTCCTACTTTCTTATCTGCCAGCTCTCTTGCCAGACTCTTGTCCACGATGGGAAGCTGGTCCAGAGCCAGGGGCTGTACGGTATCCGTGAATTCTGACACCGCCGGGACGCCTAACTGGTCCCTGTACGCCTTGTAATTGAAAAGGGGCATGGACAGGATGGAAACGCCGAAATACAGCACCCAAAGGATGGCCAGAAGGATGAATCCCCTTTTATATCCCTTTACACTTTTGTCAATGCTGATCTGCGGGCGGCCGTATTCGTTGGCGCCTACCCGTACGCTGCCCAGGGCCACGAAAAAGTTAAGCACCACATAGCAGCTGATGATGAAGCACCAGGAAAATGCCCCATCCGGATACAGGGGGTTTAGATTGGGCCCCTGGAAAATAATCAAAATGAAGAAGATGGCGGTTAGCGCCAGGTTCAATAAAAATTGTGTCTTTTTCTTCATAGATTCCTCCGATTCTTAACATCTTTTTAACAGAAGTCTTATACAGCATTATATATCATGTGGAAATAAATACAAGGGGAAAAAGCTGGTGACTTCATAAAGAATGTATTAAGAAAACACTTTGCAAACCAATGACCCGGTGATAAGATAAATACATAGATTAGATGTAAGGAAGGAATTGAGGCATGCCGTCCAGCAGAAAGAAACCGGAAACACAGGGAGGATTAAGCGGTACCGCCCTGAAATATATTGCCATGACCGCCATGCTTGCGGACCACATAGGAGTTGTGCTGTTGGAACGGATTGTGTACTACAGAGGCAGCCTGGAACGGGTCGCCATGATCATGACATCCCAATGGGGGGACAGGCTCTATTGGCTGTGCCAGGTGCTCAGGTCCGCGGGACGGATTGCATTTCCAATCTACTGCTTTTTGCTGGTGGAGGGATTCCTTCACACCAGGGACTGGCGCAGATACTGGCTCAGGATGGCTGCGTTTGCACTTATCTCGGAAATTCCCTTCCGCCTGGCTGTGTGGAATACGTGGGCAGGTGGAGGCTGCAATGTGTACGTTGAGCTGGCAATCGGACTGCTGGTGCTCCGGGGCCTGAAACAGAGCCAGGGTTTAACGGAGCCGTACCGTGTCATTGGGATGGCCGCCGCCATTGGGGGCGGATGCCTGGCGGCTGTCTTTTTGAAGGCGGATTACGATATGGACGGGATTCTTATTATTTCATTGTTTTATCTCCTGAGGGATAAACGCCCTGTCCAGGTGATGTCCGGCAGCCTCCTGTCTTTTCTGGGGTCCTGGGACAAGTATCATGGGACGGGGGTTCTTTCGGCGGTGCCCCTGCTTTTTTACAACGGGAGAAAAGGACAGGCCCGATGGAAGTACGCATTCTATTGGTTTTACCCGCTGCATTTAATGGCGCTGTTTCTCATACGGCTGTGTGTCATAGGAATTCCTCTCGGATAATTCCGGGGCGCCCGGGTCTGGAACGGACAAAACCGTTCTGGTTTGCGCGGGGACTTGTGCTGTAAACGTATTA is a window of Enterocloster clostridioformis DNA encoding:
- the glmM gene encoding phosphoglucosamine mutase produces the protein MGKYFGTDGFRGEANVDLTVEHAYKVGRFLGWCYGQKMPDERCRVVIGKDTRRSSYMFEYSLVAGLTASGADVYLLHVTTTPSVSYVVRTEGFNCGIMISASHNPFYDNGIKVINERGEKLEESVILEIEKYLDGEAAEIPLAKREHIGRTVDFAAGRNRYIGYLISIATRSFKNMKVALDCSNGSASAIAKNVFDALGAETHVMNNEPNGLNINTNCGSTHIEHLQKFVVDEKCDIGFAYDGDADRCIAVDKNGCVVDGDSIMYICGKYMKEQGSLFNNTVVTTIMSNFGLYKAFDREGIAYVKTAVGDKYVYENMAATGHCLGGEQSGHIIFSKHATTGDGILTSLKVMEVVLEKKQPLDKLASEVEIYPQVLKNVRVKDKKTAQDDEAVQAEVARVTRSLGSDGRILLRQSGTEPVVRVMVEAPDIQTCETYVDQVIQVMKDRGHCI
- the leuA gene encoding 2-isopropylmalate synthase; the protein is MLNYQRYKRVPVVDFPERTWPNKEIMKAPIWCSVDLRDGNQALVEPMVVEEKVEMFNLLVKLGFKEIEVGFPAASQIEYDFLRTLVERKLIPDDVEVQVLVQCREHLIKRTFEALEGVKKAIVHIYNSTSALQRDVVFHKDREDIKDIAVIGTKMVQRYMADCDTQIRLEYSPESFTGTELDFALDICTAVQETWGATKEKPIIINLPSTVEMTTPNVYADQIEWMNTHFKDRESIILSIHPHNDRGEGVASTELALLAGADRVEGTLFGNGERTGNVDILTVAYNMFSQGINPELNIENIREIAEVCERCTKMDIPPRHPYAGKLVFTAFSGSHQDAINKGMQALHERNGQYWEVPYLPIDPSDIGREYEPIVRINSQSGKGGVAFVMDTFYGFKLPKGMHKEFADVIQKISEQQGEVAPEQIMDEFKKNYLERKEPMHFRKCRITDTETGDGEFATLAKVTYSDHGIEKTFEGVGNGPIDAVQRGMEDALGIQIKVLDYSEHALASGSGAEAASYIHLVDQVTGRATYGVGISSNITRASIRGIFSAVNRLFY
- a CDS encoding TraX family protein, translated to MPSSRKKPETQGGLSGTALKYIAMTAMLADHIGVVLLERIVYYRGSLERVAMIMTSQWGDRLYWLCQVLRSAGRIAFPIYCFLLVEGFLHTRDWRRYWLRMAAFALISEIPFRLAVWNTWAGGGCNVYVELAIGLLVLRGLKQSQGLTEPYRVIGMAAAIGGGCLAAVFLKADYDMDGILIISLFYLLRDKRPVQVMSGSLLSFLGSWDKYHGTGVLSAVPLLFYNGRKGQARWKYAFYWFYPLHLMALFLIRLCVIGIPLG